In the genome of Oncorhynchus mykiss isolate Arlee chromosome 30, USDA_OmykA_1.1, whole genome shotgun sequence, the window GGATTTGTTGAACAAGTAACACAGGCTAGAACCTCATCCTAGGTTTTGTTTCAAGCCGAACATTAACGTTGTTGTACACGCGGTTCACTTGAAAGTAAAATGGCGTCAAGAAGAGTGTCATCGGTTCCTAAAAGTCAGAAACTTACCATTGGAGATTCAAAAAGGTAGCTGAACATGTTCTTCGTCAATGTAGAAAGCTAATATAATTGTATGTTTACAAAATATGAATCAAAATTTATGCAATTTTACTGATGTAACTGTATGTGATGGTGTGATCAGCTGCTAGCTGTGTTGACACGTTACTATAAAATCTGTACAAACACGGATACGTAGCTATGTCCTGTCATTATCTTGTGAGTCTCATAATCAACTTTTAGCAGCTGCCTTTACCCTTAGGCTACGTGTGTACGTTTTTATGTTATTTTCAGTTCCAAAGCTGTGATTGAAAACAGCAAGAGCAACAACAGTGGAACTGGAAACCCCAGCAAAGCCAAAGGCAACAGCAGTGGGAATggaaataaaacaaaatgtaagTTAGAAAGAACAATTTAAATGACACATGAAACCTTGTTTTACAATTATCAATGTTACAAATAACATTATCCTTTTTTCAGCTGGTGGTACAATAGTGAAGTCTCGATATCTACAACCTGTTGAAAAGGCACCTCTAACCAAGGTAGTGTTATGAGTTCATGTCAATTGCTGATCTCTGTATTCAATTTAATAGTTAGTTAGTTCTCTCAAAATGAATTAACAAATTTCACCCCTGTACCTTTCCACAGAACAATTCACTCACCAATGAGTCCACCCTTGTGCCACCAAGGCCTGCCTCACCTAAACCGGTTAGTGTTAAACCACGGGTGGGGTCTCCTGCAAGGCGTTCCATGGCTCCTCAGTCACTTCGCAATCCTACTCGTAAGTGCTTCCAGTGATTAGTGAGATGTTTGGCTGAACTCTACTTTGGCCAACCTGTTTATTTTTCCAATGTCTTTGGCCATGTGGAGTTTAGTGTAGAGAGCCCTGAGATTATATGCGTACTAACTACTTAACACTTTTTATTCTCCAGCAATGATGTCCAGTGTCCTTGAGCCTTCACAATTAGGAAGAAGTATTCTGCAATCCACAATCTTAGATGGTCACTGTCTTCGCCCTGACTTTGATGTCTCTGCCATTAAAGGTAAACTGTCCTTTTATTCAGATCATGTTGATAACAAACCAACATTTGGGAATCAACAGTTAAGATGCTATGTCTCACCTATATTACAGACAAGACAGTGTTACCAAATGCAGCAGTAGAACCTGAAAGAAACGATGAACACGAAAAGAGACTCCTAGAGATGCAGACCTTCTTGTTGGCTTACCTCACAGCCAAGGTAACTATTATATTTGGTATATTTCTTAATCACATGTTTTATTGGTATTTCACCCCCTAAGGTTAACCTTTTTTTCCCTCTTTAACTACTCTGATGGTTCGGCGAATTCAGATGGAGAATAATAGCCAGAAATTGAAGGCGGAGGCAGAGGGGCGTATTATAGCCgtgatggaggaagaggagctgctacGGAAAGAAGTCCATGAGAAGAAGCGCCAGTACCTCCTCCTGGAGAAGAACAAGCAGCTGGACGACCTGCTCGATTTACAGGTCAGAAGTCATTTCTCTCCAAATACAGCCTAAACAAACTTTGATGTAAAAACAATTTGTTatcctgtgttttttttttgtgttatcaTTATGGTATGGTTGTTGATATGAATTCTAAAAATACAAATTGCTTGTTGTAAAATAATCTGATCTATGATTTGATTTGGAATAATCAGACATTTTATATTTTCAGATCACAGCACTAACTCCTGTGGCTGATGCCGCCAAGCAGTTCACACAGGAATACAAGTCTTTTGCCACCGCAGTTGACACCACACGACATGAGCTGCCAGTGAAGAACTTCTACATTGACGGGGATAGAATGACATTTCTGGGTTGGTATTATTCCGTTCAATTTGCCACATTACTGGAAAGTGAAGAGAACCTTGGCGTTAGCTGGATTTACTTATTATGCATAggatcccccctccccctcaatgAATGTGTTTGTATACAAAAACCGTGGTTCCTACCCATTCAGATAAAGCCACTGCTAGCCTGAAGGAGAGTGAGGAAGTGTTGCTGCAGTGCACACAGGGAGCTCACCATGGCAATGAGAAATCTGCTGAGTGCCTGAGAGGGATGAAAACTGCTGCACAGGACATCAGCAAGCAGCTCTCAGGGTAAAAACATAGATTACAGTGACTTAAGACATATCATATTTTGTTTAAGTCTTTTGAAACCATCATGAATGATCAGCTTGCTCTTTGCCTGGTGTATTTGCACTCACGTATAAGGGTACGTGTTTTAAACCGCTCAAGACCAATCACTTGAAGACACTTATGTATTTCAAAGATATGATTTACAATAAATGAATGAACATGTAGTGGGTTTGTTTTGGTGACCATAGGATTTACTTCTTCACAGGGGTTTTTCAGAGTTATTGGAGCTGTCATCATTGGTCAGTCGCCAGACGGTTCAGATTCAACAGGCCTTGGAAGAGGAGCAGCTTGGATTGACAAGAGTTCAGGAACTCTATTGCCCCAAACAGTGAAGCAGCATCGAGAACATTGTGTAGAATGTACAGCCTAAAGTTCAGGAATAAGGCCCAATGGGTGCGGTATATGACCAATATTCCATCACTAAGGGCTGTTCTAatgcaatgcggagtgcctggatacagcccttagccgttgtATATTATCCATATACTACAAACCTCcaaagtgccttattgctattataaactggttaccaacgtaattagagcagtaaaaataaatgttttgtcatacccgtggtatacggtctgatataccacggctgtcggccagtcagcattcagggctcgaaccacccagtttataatttttGTTAACATACAGTAGTTAAGTTACTTAAATTACTGACCATGGGAATTATTTTGTGAAACTTTTTATTAAATTGTATACATCAATATTTAATAGCTGTTCAGACCTTATTCTTGGAATACCTTTCTGTTTCCTCTGAGTTAATTGTAAACATTTGTATCCATATGAAGTTGCTGCAAGTATACATTGTATCACCATTATGCCTCTATCACACTGACAGCGTCATTACGTTTTGCTACACCAGAAGTACagtacattaatttccaatggaactctgtttgccttgcagcattgcgttgcagtgCGTTCTATGTGGTGCATATGTTGGAGTTATCGAACGTACAGTATAAATCAAATTGCATGCGTAGACAGCATGACCGAAATaatagcagaaggtgaatgttgaacgtTTTTTGCAATCATATCTAGATGATGCTGCTTAGCATTTTGAGCAATGATGGTCTAAGTGTGATTGAGGCGTTACGCCTCTGAGACCGACAGCATCACTgcatcaatattttttttactggATGCGTGTACAACAAAAGTTGAAACATTCCCCTTTTGATACTATTTGTGTCAAGTCTAAGCATACAATTTGATGCATAAGtttatgcaccacacagaacgcactgcctCTGCAACACAATGCTGTAAGGCAAATGCAGTGTTCTATTGGAAATTAATGTACTTCTGGtataccaaaatgcaatgacgctgTCGTTCGGCTCATTTTACATGCTAGTAGGAAACTTGACATTTTCGACTTGATGATTCGTTAAACGCTGCACGTGTATAACTACATTTAGCAAGTAAATGACTGGTACATGAGCGCAACAATGTTTGTTGCAAAACATCAGTTTGCCAGATGTGGACTGTCcataccaccctctgtagcgccatgcgaaCGAGGACagtgctattgccataccaggcagtgatgcagccagttgAAATGCTCTCAATAGTGCAGCTGTACAACCTTTTGAGGACTTGAGGGCCAAAggttttcaacctcctgaggcgGAAGAGGCGTTGCCGCTCCGCCTTCACGACTGCacgtgtgtttggaccattttaagtgtttagtgatatggacaccaaggaacttgaacctctcgacctgctccactgtggccccgtcgatgtggatgggggtttGCTCGACCCCCCCTCCCTTCCTGTAGTCCACGGTCAGTTCCTTGGtcttacgttgagggagaggttgttgttctagcaccacactgccaggtcactgaccttcTCCCTGTAAGCTGAGTCATCACCGGTGAGCAGGCCTATcaccgtcgtgtcgtcagcaaacttgatggtgttggagtcgtgggtgGCAATGCAGTCATGGGGGAACAGGAAGTAcatgaggggactaagcacagGGTCAGCGTtgcggaggtgatgttgcctaaaCACATAGATGCAAGACAACCTGGGTGGGTCCTAGCTAGTTTTTTTGACTAGTAAAAGACATTGAATAGGTAGATAATTGCAGTGTTCATTCAGATATCTGACATACAGAGCACACCTCTTAAATATAATTGTATCACAAGAACAAACTTACATATTTCACAACAAAGAAAGAGAACGGGGGAGAGAGATTGGAGGGATACAGATAGGCATAGGTAGGCATGTAGGCCACCAGGCAAACAGTCAGAACCATGCATCGGGAATGTCAAGAGGTTGGCTATAGATATCACAATGCTGTATTTCACAATTTATAGGAGTGCAATGCCTCATGCAATTTCACTAAAATAGGGGCAATCAATGAGTAGGCTGAGCTATTCTACACTCAACAGACTGAAGACCAAACACACTAGCGTTTTTCATAGCAGAGAAAAAGAGGAGCAGGTGAGGGAGACAGTCAGTACCATGCGCATaggctacagtgcattcggaaagtattcagaccccttgacttttacataacctgaaatttgacatttacttaagtattcagaccttttactcagtactttgttgaagcacatttggcactgattacagcctcaagtcttcttgggtatgacgctacaggcttggcacaccaatttgggcagtttctcccattcttctctgcagatcctctcaagctctgtcaggttggatggggagcgtcactgcacagctattttcaggtctctccagagatgtttgaatgggtacaagtccgggctctggctgtgccactcaagaacattcagagacttgtctcgaagtcACTCctccgttgtcttggctgtgtgcttagggtcgttgtcctgttggaaggtaaaccttcacccccagtctgagcgctctggagcaggttttcatcaaggatctctctgtactttgctctgttaatctttgcctcgatcctgactcgtctcccagtctctgccactgaaaaacatccccacagcatgatgctgccaccaccatgcttctccgtagggatggtaccaggtttcctctagatgtaACGCATGGAGTTCAGGccagagttgaatcttggtttcatcttgtttctcatggtctgagagtctttaggtgccttttggcaaactccaagcgggctgtcatgtgccttttactgaggattggcttccgtctggacactaccttaaaggcttgattggtggagtgttgcagagacggttatctttctggaaggttctcccatcacagAGGAACTGTAgaactctgtcagtgaccatcgg includes:
- the haus8 gene encoding HAUS augmin-like complex subunit 8 isoform X1, giving the protein MASRRVSSVPKSQKLTIGDSKSSKAVIENSKSNNSGTGNPSKAKGNSSGNGNKTKSGGTIVKSRYLQPVEKAPLTKNNSLTNESTLVPPRPASPKPVSVKPRVGSPARRSMAPQSLRNPTPMMSSVLEPSQLGRSILQSTILDGHCLRPDFDVSAIKDKTVLPNAAVEPERNDEHEKRLLEMQTFLLAYLTAKMENNSQKLKAEAEGRIIAVMEEEELLRKEVHEKKRQYLLLEKNKQLDDLLDLQSDILYFQITALTPVADAAKQFTQEYKSFATAVDTTRHELPVKNFYIDGDRMTFLDKATASLKESEEVLLQCTQGAHHGNEKSAECLRGMKTAAQDISKQLSGGFSELLELSSLVSRQTVQIQQALEEEQLGLTRVQELYCPKQ
- the haus8 gene encoding HAUS augmin-like complex subunit 8 isoform X3 — protein: MASRRVSSVPKSQKLTIGDSKSSKAVIENSKSNNSGTGNPSKAKGNSSGNGNKTKSGGTIVKSRYLQPVEKAPLTKNNSLTNESTLVPPRPASPKPVSVKPRVGSPARRSMAPQSLRNPTPMMSSVLEPSQLGRSILQSTILDGHCLRPDFDVSAIKDKTVLPNAAVEPERNDEHEKRLLEMQTFLLAYLTAKMENNSQKLKAEAEGRIIAVMEEEELLRKEVHEKKRQYLLLEKNKQLDDLLDLQITALTPVADAAKQFTQEYKSFATAVDTTRHELPVKNFYIDGDRMTFLDKATASLKESEEVLLQCTQGAHHGNEKSAECLRGMKTAAQDISKQLSGGFSELLELSSLVSRQTVQIQQALEEEQLGLTRVQELYCPKQ
- the haus8 gene encoding HAUS augmin-like complex subunit 8 isoform X2 → MLENLWVPRMERMGRQKQKKDLSKAVIENSKSNNSGTGNPSKAKGNSSGNGNKTKSGGTIVKSRYLQPVEKAPLTKNNSLTNESTLVPPRPASPKPVSVKPRVGSPARRSMAPQSLRNPTPMMSSVLEPSQLGRSILQSTILDGHCLRPDFDVSAIKDKTVLPNAAVEPERNDEHEKRLLEMQTFLLAYLTAKMENNSQKLKAEAEGRIIAVMEEEELLRKEVHEKKRQYLLLEKNKQLDDLLDLQSDILYFQITALTPVADAAKQFTQEYKSFATAVDTTRHELPVKNFYIDGDRMTFLDKATASLKESEEVLLQCTQGAHHGNEKSAECLRGMKTAAQDISKQLSGGFSELLELSSLVSRQTVQIQQALEEEQLGLTRVQELYCPKQ